From one Sus scrofa isolate TJ Tabasco breed Duroc chromosome 9, Sscrofa11.1, whole genome shotgun sequence genomic stretch:
- the P2RY6 gene encoding P2Y purinoceptor 6 isoform X1 → MALGLQLLRCNHPATHLPDEKTGRGLGTKQAAGSAALASDPQPRGRRHLPPCPHPPLSSAGVGRVPGRRPFLRLRAPQIQFPSGSGVGGGGEGWPPQGLFQAEAALPGNKGRCSLRGAPVLVRAEAREPRVRPPPLTHPTRGHQGASGTGRLPIRRLLPKEGPWLWKAESRLKSPSGCRRPGGTAMAMAWDNGTGRALSFPPTTCVYQENFKRLLLPPVYSVVLAAGLPLNACVIAQICTSRRALTRTAVYTLNLALADLLYTCSLPLLIYNYARGDYWPFGDLACRLVRFLFYANLHGSILFLTCISFQRYLGICHPLAPWHKRGGRRAAWLVCGAVWLAVTTQCLPTAHFAATGIQRNRTVCYDLSPPSLATHYMPYGMALTVIGFLLPFGALLACYCRLARRLCRRDGPAGPVAQERRDKAARMAVVVAAAFAISFLPFHITKTAYLAVRSTPGVPCPVLEAFAAAYKGTRPFASANSVLDPILFYFTQKKFRRRPQELLQKLTAKWQRQGR, encoded by the exons ATGGCGCTGGGGTTACAGCTTTTGAGGTGTAATCACCCAGCTACCCATTTGCCAGATGAGAAGacagggagagggctggggacGAAGCAGGCTGCTGGGTCTGCGGCGCTGGCCTCAGACCCGCAGCCCCGGGGCCGCCGgcacctccctccctgccctcatcctcctctttcctctgctgGCGTGGGGAGGGTTCCAGGAAGGAGACCTTTTCTCCGCCTCCGTGCTCCTCAGATTCAGTTTCCGTCAGGCTCTGGtgtggggggtggcggggaggggtgGCCCCCGCAGGGGCTATTTCAGGCAGAGGCAGCCCTGCCAGGAAACAAAGGGCGCTGCTCGCTCAGAGGTGCCCCAGTCCTGGTGAGAGCAGAAGCGCGAGAGCCTCGTGTCCGGCCTCCCCCCTTGACCCATCCCACTCGGGGCCACCAAGGTGCTTCGGGGACAGGAAGGCTGCCT ataagaagacTGCTCCCAAAAGAAGGACCATGGCTTTGGAAGGCGGAGTCCAGGCTGAAGAG CCCCTCTGGATGTAGGAGGCCCGGCGGAACAGCCATGGCCATGGCGTGGGACAACGGCACAGGCCGGGCCCTGAGCTTCCCGCCCACCACTTGCGTCTACCAGGAGAACTTCAAGCGGCTGCTCTTGCCACCTGTGTACTCGGTGGTGCTGGCGGCTGGGCTGCCCCTGAACGCCTGCGTCATCGCCCAGATATGCACGTCCCGCCGGGCCCTGACCCGCACGGCTGTGTACACCCTGAACTTGGCCCTGGCTGACCTGCTGTATacctgctccctgcccctgctcatcTACAACTATGCCCGGGGTGACTATTGGCCCTTCGGAGACCTCGCCTGCCGCCTGGTCCGCTTCCTGTTCTACGCCAACCTGCACGGAAGCATCCTTTTTCTTACCTGCATCAGCTTCCAGCGCTACCTGGGCATCTGCCACCCGCTGGCCCCGTGGCACAAGCGCGGGGGCCGCCGGGCCGCCTGGCTAGTGTGCGGGGCCGTGTGGCTAGCCGTGACAACCCAGTGCCTGCCCACAGCCCACTTTGCCGCCACAGGCATCCAGCGAAACCGCACCGTCTGCTACGACCTGAGCCCGCCCAGCCTTGCCACCCACTACATGCCCTATGGCATGGCCCTCACGGTCATCGGCTTCCTGCTGCCCTTTGGCGCCCTGCTGGCCTGCTACTGCCGCCTGGCCCGCCGTCTGTGCCGCCGGGATGGCCCAGCGGGGCCTGTGGCCCAGGAGCGGCGTGACAAAGCGGCCCgcatggctgtggtggtggcagcgGCCTTCGCCATCAGCTTCCTGCCTTTCCACATCACCAAGACAGCCTACCTGGCGGTGCGCTCCACGCCCGGCGTCCCCTGCCCGGTGCTGGAGGCCTTCGCGGCCGCCTACAAGGGCACTCGGCCCTTCGCCAGTGCCAACAGCGTCTTGGACCCCATCCTCTTCTACTTCACCCAGAAGAAGTTCCGCCGGCGGCCGCAAGAGCTGCTCCAGAAACTCACAGCCAAGTGGCAGCGACAGGGTCGCTGA
- the P2RY6 gene encoding P2Y purinoceptor 6 (The RefSeq protein has 4 substitutions compared to this genomic sequence) produces MAMAWDNGTGRALSFPPTTCVYQENFKRLLLPPEYSVVLAAGLPLNACVIDQICTSRRALTRTDVYTLNLALADLLYTCYLPLLIYNYARGDYWPFGDLACRLVRFLFYANLHGSILFLTCISFQRYLGICHPLAPWHKRGGRRAAWLVCGAVWLAVTTQCLPTAHFAATGIQRNRTVCYDLSPPSLATHYMPYGMALTVIGFLLPFGALLACYCRLARRLCRRDGPAGPVAQERRDKAARMAVVVAAAFAISFLPFHITKTAYLAVRSTPGVPCPVLEAFAAAYKGTRPFASANSVLDPILFYFTQKKFRRRPQELLQKLTAKWQRQGR; encoded by the coding sequence ATGGCCATGGCGTGGGACAACGGCACAGGCCGGGCCCTGAGCTTCCCGCCCACCACTTGCGTCTACCAGGAGAACTTCAAGCGGCTGCTCTTGCCACCTGTGTACTCGGTGGTGCTGGCGGCTGGGCTGCCCCTGAACGCCTGCGTCATCGCCCAGATATGCACGTCCCGCCGGGCCCTGACCCGCACGGCTGTGTACACCCTGAACTTGGCCCTGGCTGACCTGCTGTATacctgctccctgcccctgctcatcTACAACTATGCCCGGGGTGACTATTGGCCCTTCGGAGACCTCGCCTGCCGCCTGGTCCGCTTCCTGTTCTACGCCAACCTGCACGGAAGCATCCTTTTTCTTACCTGCATCAGCTTCCAGCGCTACCTGGGCATCTGCCACCCGCTGGCCCCGTGGCACAAGCGCGGGGGCCGCCGGGCCGCCTGGCTAGTGTGCGGGGCCGTGTGGCTAGCCGTGACAACCCAGTGCCTGCCCACAGCCCACTTTGCCGCCACAGGCATCCAGCGAAACCGCACCGTCTGCTACGACCTGAGCCCGCCCAGCCTTGCCACCCACTACATGCCCTATGGCATGGCCCTCACGGTCATCGGCTTCCTGCTGCCCTTTGGCGCCCTGCTGGCCTGCTACTGCCGCCTGGCCCGCCGTCTGTGCCGCCGGGATGGCCCAGCGGGGCCTGTGGCCCAGGAGCGGCGTGACAAAGCGGCCCgcatggctgtggtggtggcagcgGCCTTCGCCATCAGCTTCCTGCCTTTCCACATCACCAAGACAGCCTACCTGGCGGTGCGCTCCACGCCCGGCGTCCCCTGCCCGGTGCTGGAGGCCTTCGCGGCCGCCTACAAGGGCACTCGGCCCTTCGCCAGTGCCAACAGCGTCTTGGACCCCATCCTCTTCTACTTCACCCAGAAGAAGTTCCGCCGGCGGCCGCAAGAGCTGCTCCAGAAACTCACAGCCAAGTGGCAGCGACAGGGTCGCTGA
- the P2RY6 gene encoding P2Y purinoceptor 6 isoform X3: MAMAWDNGTGRALSFPPTTCVYQENFKRLLLPPVYSVVLAAGLPLNACVIAQICTSRRALTRTAVYTLNLALADLLYTCSLPLLIYNYARGDYWPFGDLACRLVRFLFYANLHGSILFLTCISFQRYLGICHPLAPWHKRGGRRAAWLVCGAVWLAVTTQCLPTAHFAATGIQRNRTVCYDLSPPSLATHYMPYGMALTVIGFLLPFGALLACYCRLARRLCRRDGPAGPVAQERRDKAARMAVVVAAAFAISFLPFHITKTAYLAVRSTPGVPCPVLEAFAAAYKGTRPFASANSVLDPILFYFTQKKFRRRPQELLQKLTAKWQRQGR, encoded by the coding sequence ATGGCCATGGCGTGGGACAACGGCACAGGCCGGGCCCTGAGCTTCCCGCCCACCACTTGCGTCTACCAGGAGAACTTCAAGCGGCTGCTCTTGCCACCTGTGTACTCGGTGGTGCTGGCGGCTGGGCTGCCCCTGAACGCCTGCGTCATCGCCCAGATATGCACGTCCCGCCGGGCCCTGACCCGCACGGCTGTGTACACCCTGAACTTGGCCCTGGCTGACCTGCTGTATacctgctccctgcccctgctcatcTACAACTATGCCCGGGGTGACTATTGGCCCTTCGGAGACCTCGCCTGCCGCCTGGTCCGCTTCCTGTTCTACGCCAACCTGCACGGAAGCATCCTTTTTCTTACCTGCATCAGCTTCCAGCGCTACCTGGGCATCTGCCACCCGCTGGCCCCGTGGCACAAGCGCGGGGGCCGCCGGGCCGCCTGGCTAGTGTGCGGGGCCGTGTGGCTAGCCGTGACAACCCAGTGCCTGCCCACAGCCCACTTTGCCGCCACAGGCATCCAGCGAAACCGCACCGTCTGCTACGACCTGAGCCCGCCCAGCCTTGCCACCCACTACATGCCCTATGGCATGGCCCTCACGGTCATCGGCTTCCTGCTGCCCTTTGGCGCCCTGCTGGCCTGCTACTGCCGCCTGGCCCGCCGTCTGTGCCGCCGGGATGGCCCAGCGGGGCCTGTGGCCCAGGAGCGGCGTGACAAAGCGGCCCgcatggctgtggtggtggcagcgGCCTTCGCCATCAGCTTCCTGCCTTTCCACATCACCAAGACAGCCTACCTGGCGGTGCGCTCCACGCCCGGCGTCCCCTGCCCGGTGCTGGAGGCCTTCGCGGCCGCCTACAAGGGCACTCGGCCCTTCGCCAGTGCCAACAGCGTCTTGGACCCCATCCTCTTCTACTTCACCCAGAAGAAGTTCCGCCGGCGGCCGCAAGAGCTGCTCCAGAAACTCACAGCCAAGTGGCAGCGACAGGGTCGCTGA